The region AAATACCGACGATTTCCACGCGTCGAACAACACTGGGATCTTGGATATTGATACACCTCCCGCCAAAATTCCATTCACTACTCGCATTCTGCAGTATAAATAATCGCTGTTGGATAGCCAGGTAAGGCAATTCACACAAAACTTCCACCGATGTTTGTTTTCATCCATCAAATGACATACGATTGTCGCAGTTACCATCACTGACTATGGCAATTCTATTATTTAGTGGAATTGAGCACACTTGGGAGATTTCCAGCCTGTAGCAACCTGGTTAAGGCCATGTTATCATATGTATGATGTTGGATGGTAGATACTCGACAATTGGAGGTAATAATAACAACTTGATGTGGTGATAGTGAATCAATCATTTTATGTTAGATGAATACTTTCTGTAAAATTGTTCCAACGAGACAAATGATCAGGATCATTGAAGGAAAGATGGTTTGTGTTGGGAAACTATAACACTTCCGTTTGACATTGTTCGTGTAAAGCGATTTCTTCATTTGATCGCTGATCTGAAATGGAAGTTAACGTGGAGTTGTTTCAATGTGTTGTATTTAATCCATTAATGATGCTgatatttgtgaaaaatattgcacTGATTTTGGAAATGATTTAATTGATTTGATTACATTTTTGTTATGACATTCTAacatgcatatatatgtatatatgtatgtacaaatatattgaattataatatagtattttataattaatatgaatgaaatattgttGTAAGTTACGCAGAATAggaatataatgtaattttttaaatttaaagcaGAACTTTCttaaattctgttttatttagCTTCCAGAAAATCATTTGTAATTAGTCTAACCTTTATAGAGAGATTCTTATTTTCTGTTAATATTCAATGTTTTTAAGTgtataataaagtattaatatCCTATTTTCCacttaaattgattttttattaattttatataatatagatctgaaaaataaatttatctgaaattaatattttttcataaaagtatGTCATTAATTTGACATTATATaagtgtaaattaattttaccttattgtttatcaaaataatatatctatttgtatatttcatactgtatatttaaaaaattgaaataataataaaagtatttagatttattcattgctttgaaatattattttttatatagatttaatttatatacataaaatatgtcgaatcaataatttaaatgccattatatttattacatgtctgtttcaggacaaaaaattattgctAACAATGGACCGTTTGTTGGAGGATCCACGTGCTTCATCAAAATTTGGTTGATAATCGCTACTGCATCATGGGAACTTAAAAGAGACTTTGTTAAGTTCCCAATATATGCCTTAGTGCTAGTGTTCTTTAATAAGCGTTAGGTACAATTCTCCTTGACAGTGAAAGATCTTTTATGTCGGGATGCCTTGAAAATGCGAGTGTAAAGATTTTAACAATGATTTCTTTAAGCATTCGTGGAAACAGTGCATTTAGATATGTTCtgttgatttatatttatcatatactGTGAATAAGACATTTTCTAATATGTCAGTGCTGTGTTTGTTACGTTGGATAATTCTATGAACCTCAAGGTACATATAAGGAGACTGGAcctaatttcaataatattttttgtccAGGCTGTAATGCCAGAACAAGTCAAATTCAAGATGAACGGGGTTATACCGAGTGTGCCAATCACAACTCTCGCTGGTATTGCGAGTCTTACTGACTTGTTACCTGAAATGCCCCTTCCAACACCGCTGCCTCAGACTTTAACTAACAAGTCCCTTTTATTTCATCCAAGAGTGGCAGAGGAAGCACAAATATTGCTAAGTGTTCGTAATGAAAACTTAGTACCgcaattaatattatctttatctCAAACCTCATCCGATCATATTGAACTGAAAGATAATTATGCAAATGCAGAACAGCCTTTGGAAACTGAGCAAAATACGCCGGAGTTACTTAAggcaattttacaaataaatccGCATGTGTTTAAGGGGCCTCAATACAATTCACCACGAAACTGGGCCCAAGGCACACCTATGATGCATACCAATCAAACATCCGCTAATTACGAACGATTTTCACCATCCTACTCGAGTTCTTCAGGGTCGAGACAAACGCCTCAAGGTAGTCCAGCTCATCCTGCTGCTGCTAGAACAGTGCTACCCCCGCCTACCGGCATAAACCCTATACCCAACATGACTCCGCAACCAAATATGTATTCTCCAGCACATATGAGTTCTCCTGGGACGCCGTTAACAACTCTCGGTAATGTAACACCTCAACACCACAATATGGCTGGTATGACACCTCAACATAATATGCATATGGCATCTCCTATGCGTGCTAATATACCTTTGCAACAACATCAACCTATTAATATCCAGCAAAATATGTACGATCCTATAATGAATCAACAAGTACATCATCCATTAGGAAATCATCAACCAATGGACATTGATAGTACAGTGCAAGAAAATCAGCAGTTTTTACTCGATCCAGTCACAGGTCTTCCTGACATTGATATACCcatagaaaatatcgaagcGAAACAGCAGAGCATGGATAACGTGACGCAACATCTGTTATCTACAACGGAAACCACGTCTTATCCAAGCATGGATACCACCGACATGGTAAatacattaaacaccacaACGCCAGTAATACAACACCAGCAGAACAACAATTCGGAAAAAGGGATGAAAATACCCGTTTCTTTGCCGGAGAAACTAAAAGAGCCGATTGTCATGTTGGACAGACTATCCTTAGCAGATCAAGCTTTGATGCAGAAGAGTCTAACCGCGTTTGCCGAGAAGTCGCCAAGTCGGGCCGCGAAGATGGGCATTTCTAATCGTGAAGATGTAAAATCTGAGTCTGATAGCGAGGAAGAAAtcggtaaaaataataaatattttaaagcacgCGCGAAAGAGCGTCAGGTtcaaagggaaaaagagaaagctgAGAGGAAGAAGAGCGAAGATAAAACGCGCAGACGAAAAAGGATAATAGATGACGATGACGAAGACGAGAAGAAAGAATCTTTTACACCCACGAAACCAAAAATCCGCAAAGTAGAAAAGAAACTCGTTCCTGTATTGGCGAAACTTAGCGTGGAGGAGCTGATGgaaactaatacgtatcaaCGTTTCAATACAACCATAGAAACGATATTTGAAAACACAGAAGACGTAGCAACCAATGCCGAATTGGATGATGATGGTGATGTGCCTCCAGAATTATTAATTCCTAAATACCAATTACACGATTTGTGCACAGAAGCAGCTAAATTGAAAGCATTAGGAGCAATGGAGTCAATTCCAGCAGATAGATTGGTTAGACTGTTAAACATTTTAGAGAAAAACATTCGGGATGGAGCCAAGGTGTCTCCATTGGCAGATCCGGACGACGATGTTGATGAAAGTCGATTATGGACACAGCTGGCCATGGAGAGAGTACAACGTGCCGTGGATGCGTCTTTAATTGCATTACACATCATGACTTCTAACAACATGCCAAAAATGGTCTATCTGGAAGATGTGATCGACAGAATAGTCCTTTTCATGAAGTTTCAGTTGCAGAATACTATTTATCCTTCATTCGATCCGGTTTATAAAATAGATACAAAAAACAAGACTGACAATTATAATTCTAGTGGTCGTAAGAAAAGAGGCCATATGAAAGAAGTCCGTGAGAAGAGTATCCTTCAAGTATACAACAAAATGCACGAATTGGTTGGTCTTCTCGCTGAACTATTAAACATTCAGGTTCTAACAGATACTAGTGTCCTTCATGCCTCTACATTAGGTGTCGCGCCATTTTTTGTTGAATCTGTTAGTGATCTTCAATTGAGCGCTTTAAAATTGGTCACGATAATATTTACTAAGTACGAGAAGCATAGGAGATTGTTGTTAGATGATATTTTGGCGTCTATAGCTCGACTTCCTAGCAGCAAAAGGAGTCTAAGAACTTACAGGTTAAATTCTGAAGATCACATACAGATGTTGACAGCGTTGGTCTTACAGTTGATTCAATGCGTTGTTGTATTACCCGAAAATGTAGTCCCACAAAATAAGAAGTCACAAGACGatgaagagaagaaggaagagaaaaaaacaaatcacGTAGATGCAGATGTCCTGATCATAAACAAGTACGAAACCGCCACCAGAATAGCGGGGAATTTTTTAACGGTATTTCTGAACAAATGCGGCAGCAAAGGTGAGGAAATTGATTACAGGCCACTGTTCGAGAATTTTGTGCAAGATTTGTTGGCCACAGTCAACAAACCCGAATGGCCAGCGGCTGAGTTGCTTCTGAGTTTACTTGGAAACTTGTTGGTAGgtcatttttctaataaaagttCAGATATGGCGCTCAGGGTGGCCTCCATCGATTACCTCGGCGTTGTCGCAGCCAGATTAAGGAAGGACGCGGTAAGTTCTCAATGCAAGCTATCTACTATTGACCAGATCATAAAGGATATCAAGATTGAACAACAAAAGGATTCTGATTATGATCAGGTGAAAGATAAAGAGATTGTAGGTTTGAGCGAGGACGAAGAACGGACTGGTTTTTTACAGAAAGTGCTCCTAGACTACTTGGCTGTAAACGGAACCAAGGACTCTGCCTTAGGTTACGCCCGCCATTTCTATCTAGCGCAATGGTATAGAGATTGTGCGTTAGAAAAATCCAGGGTTGGTCAGGTAAAAAATAGTCCCAGTAAGAAAATGCATAAGAAGAGagtgaaaaagaaacacaAGCACCACACGAGTGATCAGGAATCAAAATCAGAATTAGATGAACCTGATGCCGACGAAAATGACAATAACGAACAAAAGTACTCAGAAACATACCGAATcatagaagagaaaaagaagtacATTATAAGTAGAATAAGGCCGTACAGCACTGGCACAAAACCGGATATTCTTCAGACCTATATCGATTATAATTCAGCAGAACTGATATCACAGTATCTCGCTTCGAAAAGGCCGTTTTCGCAGAGTTTCGATCGATACCTGAAACAGATCCTACACGTGCTCACAGAGTCATCTATAGCGATCAGGACAAAGGCGATGAAGTGCCTGACGATGATCGTTGAAGCGGATCCAAGCGTTTTGGCGCGAGTGGACATGCAGCTGGGCGTAAAGCATTCGTTTCTAGACCATGCGACGTCGGTGCGCGAGGCAGCCGTCGATCTGGTAGGAAAATTTGTACTAAGTAGGCCCGAATTAATAGATAAATACTACGACATGCTATCAGCTAGAATTCTTGATACTGGCGTTAGCGTTCGTAAGCGTGTAATCAAGATTCTCAAGGACATCTGCATGGAGTGTCCTGATTTCCCCAAGATCCCGGAGATCTGCGTGAAGATGATCAGACGAGTGAATGACGAGGAAGGTATTAGAAAATTGGTAATGGAGGTGTTTCAAAATATGTGGTTCACACCAGTCAGAGAACGTCCCACGTTAGATTCCGAGTCATTGCTAAGGAAGGTTATGAATATCACGGATGTTGTGGCAGCTAGTAAAGATATGGGTTTGGAGTGGTTTGAACAGCTGCTGGTTAGCTTGTTCAAGCCCAAGGAAGACAAAGACGATAGTACAAAGATGAAAACCGAGCCCACAAAGGCATTATTGACGGCGTGCAAACAGATTGTTGATTGCTTGATTGAAAACGTTCTTCGATTAGAAGAGACGAATCTGGAGGAGTCTGAAAAGTCTGAGAAAAAAGGATCCTCTCAAAGATTGGTCGCTTGCTTGACAACCTTGTATCTGTTTGCTAAGATACGGCCGCATTTGCTAGTCAATCACGCGATCACGTTACAGCCTTATTTGAGCTTGAAGTGTCAAACGCAGGGCGATTATCAGATCATCAGTAGCGTAGCTCACACATTGGAGTTAGTCGTGCCACTGATGGAACATCCTAGCGAGACTTTTTTAGCACAGTTGGAAGAGGATTCGGTGAAGCTGATTTTGCAACACGATAGATCTGTTGTGGCTAGCTGTCTTTCTTGTTTAGGTTCAATAGTGAACAATGTAAccagaaattttaaattaatacgagactgttttaagaaatattacgGACATCTGACTGAGTACAAATCCTTTTACGAGAAAGACCCTACAAATCCTATGCTTTTAAAGTATCGGCCTTTTGTCAGGAGAGCATTATTCACTGTTGGTTTGTTGCTCAGACATTTCAATTTTACCGACCCTGAAGTGATCGAAGGATTAGCGGAAAATATAAAGGATCAGgtatttgaaacattaaattacTTTGTGCATCTGGACAATGACGATATTCGACACTTTACTCTGTCCGCCATTGGTTCTTTATGTATCCGTCATTACGAATTTATGTTGCTTCCTGAGTTAAAGGAACTGTACCATCATCTGCTTACATCGGAAAATGCGTTGGTTCATATGAGGATTCAGGTACTGAATAATGTTGAGGTTTATCTGCAGGAGGAAGACAAAAGGATGATTAAACAAGACATGGAATGGGCGAAGATGTCCAAACAGGAGAACTTAAAAGAAATGGGGGACGTATCATCAGGGATGGCTAGCACAGTGATCCAGTTATACGTGAAAGAGATCCTAGAATCTTTTTTGCACGTGAATATCAGTGTCAGACACGCAGCACTTAAAGTAATCCAGCTGATTCTGGCTCAAGGTCTAGTTCATCCAGTCCAAATAGTTCCCTACTTGATCTGCATGAGCACAGACTGCGAAAAGGCAGTGAGTCACAGCGCAGACAAGCAACTTCAAGACATCGAGAAGAAATATCCGGGCTTTATTCATATGAAATCGCAATTAGGCATCAAGCTGAGCTACCGGCTGCAGAAGATCCTGCAGAACGACATCACGGTAAGAGGAATGCGAGTAAAAGATGGCGAGTTCCCTGGTGCACTAAACGGTTTTCTGTACACCATCCTGAGGAACACGAAGCAACAGAGGAGAGCCATTGTTTTGTCCTTCCTGAAGCAGTTCGATGAGTCTGCAAAGACAAGCTTATCGCAGATGCTCTACTTAGCTGACAATCTCGCTTATTTTACATATCAAGTACAAGACGAGCCTCTGTTCATCATCCATCACATTGATATCATCATCTCAATGTCTGGTACAAATCTGGTGCAGTCATTTAAAGAGGCGCTGTTACCAAAAGAAGGCAGCAGTCAATCTCAACTGCATCATCATCAACACCAGCAACATCAGGCCCATGCATCTTGTGGACCAGATGGACAGCCGCGACCAGACCAGTTGTTATCAGCGTTAGAAGATGAAGAGGATGACGAAGAGGACGAAGAGGCCTTGCTGGCGAGGTTACCAGAAGACACGACGCTGCTGAGGGATTACATTACCGCCAGCCAAGGCTTCTTGTTGCTGCTCACTCTAAGGCAGCACTTGAAAGACTTGTACGGCTTCTCTGACCAAAAAATCGGCCAATACTCGCCGACAGAGGCAGCGAAGGTGTACGAGAAGGCGGTAAGCCGTAAGAGCAATCTGCTGTTCAAACCAAAGGCCACTCTGCAGAGACTGAAGGAGGGAGTGAGTAGCGCTGAGCTTGACTCCGATGGCAGGAGGAAGCTAGTGAAAGAGTACTTGGACTTCAAACAGTTAATGCTGAAGTTCGACTTGGAAGAACCAGAAGAAGATACAAACGAGGTAATCTAATTCGTCCATCGAGCATCCGATCAATTCGGTGAACTTGATGATCGCCAGTGGACTCATTCCGATCTCCACGCCGGTCCACGCGTCGCATAAACATCGTATCAGCGTTACACATAGCGGCGTTATATGTGTCTAAGCTAACGATGTATGAAAACCACCAGGAGGGCACGATGGAACACCGCAGACATCGGGCGCACAAAACCGAGAAGgtgaagaaacacaaaaagaagaaaaggagaagagtCTCCGATAGCAGCGAGAGTGACGAAGACTACAGTGATCCTGACCTTTTAGTGTGAGTGCGGTGGTGTGTTCCCGCGTCCAACGTGTACATATTACATACTGCGTACGAGAACCTCTAAAATAAGTGGCTGATGTGCGTACTGGTGTGTGTGCGGCGTTTTTTCTTGGTGCGTTTTCCTGTCGATCGTGAATGTAGGCGTTccgttttttcttctatttgcgttttttttttttttttttttttttttttttttttttcttttgtatgaATTCGAATacaggaaaagaaagaaagagagaaaaagggagaggaaaaaatatataagatatatatata is a window of Bombus pascuorum chromosome 14, iyBomPasc1.1, whole genome shotgun sequence DNA encoding:
- the LOC132913872 gene encoding LOW QUALITY PROTEIN: nipped-B-like protein B (The sequence of the model RefSeq protein was modified relative to this genomic sequence to represent the inferred CDS: inserted 4 bases in 2 codons); translated protein: MNLKVHIRRLDLISIIFFVQAVMPEQVKFKMNGVIPSVPITTLAGIASLTDLLPEMPLPTPLPQTLTNKSLLFHPRVAEEAQILLSVRNENLVPQLILSLSQTSSDHIELKDNYANAEQPLETEQNTPELLKAILQINPHVFKGPQYNSPRNWAQGTPMMHTNQTSANYERFSPSYSSSSGSRQTPQGSPAHPAAARTVLPPPTGINPIPNMTPQPNMYSPAHMSSPGTPLTTLGNVTPQHHNMAGMTPQHNMHMASPMRANIPLQQHQPINIQQNMYDPIMNQQVHHPLGNHQPMDIDSTVQENQQFLLDPVTGLPDIDIPIENIEAKQQSMDNVTQHLLSTTETTSYPSMDTTDMVNTLNTTTPVIQHQQNNNSEKGMKIPVSLPEKLKEPIVMLDRLSLADQALMQKSLTAFAEKSPSRAAKMGISNREDVKSESDSEEEIGKNNKYFKARAKERQVQREKEKAERKKSEDKTRRRKRIIDDDDEDEKKESFTPTKPKIRKVEKKLVPVLAKLSVEELMETNTYQRFNTTIETIFENTEDVATNAELDDDGDVPPELLIPKYQLHDLCTEAAKLKALGAMESIPADRLVRLLNILEKNIRDGAKVSPLADPDDDVDESRLWTQLAMERVQRAVDASLIALHIMTSNNMPKMVYLEDVIDRIVLFMKFQLQNTIYPSFDPVYKIDTKNKTDNYNSSGRKKRGHMKEVREKSILQVYNKMHELVGLLAELLNIQVLTDTSVLHASTLGVAPFFVESVSDLQLSALKLVTIIFTKYEKHRRLLLDDILASIARLPSSKRSLRTYRLNSEDHIQMLTALVLQLIQCVVVLPENVVPQNKKSQDDEEKKEEKKTNHVDADVLIINKYETATRIAGNFLTVFLNKCGSKGEEIDYRPLFENFVQDLLATVNKPEWPAAELLLSLLGNLLVGHFSNKSSDMALRVASIDYLGVVAARLRKDAVSSQCKLSTIDQIIKDIKIEQQKDSDYDQVKDKEIVGLSEDEERTGFLQKVLLDYLAVNGTKDSALGYARHFYLAQWYRDCALEKSRVGQVKNSPSKKMHKKRVKKKHKHHTSDQESKSELDEPDADENDNNEQKYSETYRIIEEKKKYIISRIRPYSTGTKPDILQTYIDYNSAELISQYLASKRPFSQSFDRYLKQILHVLTESSIAIRTKAMKCLTMIVEADPSVLARVDMQLGVKHSFLDHATSVREAAVDLVGKFVLSRPELIDKYYDMLSARILDTGVSVRKRVIKILKDICMECPDFPKIPEICVKMIRRVNDEEGIRKLVMEVFQNMWFTPVRERPTLDSESLLRKVMNITDVVAASKDMGLEWFEQLLVSLFKPKEDKDDSTKMKTEPTKALLTACKQIVDCLIENVLRLEETNLEESEKSEKKGSSQRLVACLTTLYLFAKIRPHLLVNHAITLQPYLSLKCQTQGDYQIISSVAHTLELVVPLMEHPSETFLAQLEEDSVKLILQHDRSVVASCLSCLGSIVNNVTRNFKLIRDCFKKYYGHLTEYKSFYEKDPTNPMLLKYRPFVRRALFTVGLLLRHFNFTDPEVIEGLAENIKDQVFETLNYFVHLDNDDIRHFTLSAIGSLCIRHYEFMLLPELKELYHHLLTSENALVHMRIQVLNNVEVYLQEEDKRMIKQDMEWAKMSKQENLKEMGDVSSGMASTVIQLYVKEILESFLHVNISVRHAALKVIQLILAQGLVHPVQIVPYLICMSTDCEKAVSHSADKQLQDIEKKYPGFIHMKSQLGIKLSYRLQKILQNDITVRGMRVKDGEFPGALNGFLYTILRNTKQQRRAIVLSFLKQFDESAKTSLSQMLYLADNLAYFTYQVQDEPLFIIHHIDIIISMSGTNLVQSFKEALLPKEGSSQSQLHHHQHQQHQAHASCGPDGQPRPDQLLSALEDEEDDEEDEEALLARLPEDTTLLRDYITASQGFLLLLTLRQHLKDLYGFSDQKIGQYSPTEAAKVYEKAVSRKSNLLFKPKATLQRLKEGVSSAELDSDGRRKLVKEYLDFKQLMLKFDLEEPEEDTNEVXSNSSIEHPINSVNLMIASGLIPISTPVHASXINIVSALHIAALYVSKLTMYENHQEGTMEHRRHRAHKTEKVKKHKKKKRRRVSDSSESDEDYSDPDLLV